Proteins encoded in a region of the Rutidosis leptorrhynchoides isolate AG116_Rl617_1_P2 chromosome 9, CSIRO_AGI_Rlap_v1, whole genome shotgun sequence genome:
- the LOC139865837 gene encoding uncharacterized protein: MGYWSAENATEAYIKTMKMCKKANEPDVAEFISAIAAGNNAQLMVVACASTAGSTTLGLIAATHETGGRLICIVKGQEELKSSIRALGSDAVHVEFVVGKAQNLLLNEYKSADFVVIDCNLENHEGILEALQQNEREKSTIVLGYNAYWRDSWVWSRLNSHLLPIGEGLLLMRVAGKCDNGGRRNGGHGGCGGGSRKSHWVVKVDKCTGEEHVFRVRSNGGSGVKA, encoded by the exons atgggttaCTGGTCAGCTGAAAATGCCACTGAAGCATACATCAAAACCATGAAAATG TGTAAGAAAGCAAACGAGCCAGATGTAGCCGAGTTTATCTCAGCGATTGCAGCCGGAAACAACGCACAACTCATGGTGGTTGCATGTGCATCCACAGCTGGTTCGACGACATTAGGTCTCATTGCCGCCACTCATGAAACTGGTGGTAGGCTTATTTGCATAGTCAAAGGACAAGAAGAACTTAAATCATCCATACGAGCACTTGGATCCGATGCAGTCCACGTTGAATTTGTGGTAGGAAAGGCTCAAAATCTGTTACTAAACGAATATAAATCCGCAGACTTTGTTGTCATTGATTGTAACTTGGAAAACCATGAAGGGATATTAGAAGCTTTACAACAAAATGAAAGGGAAAAAAGTACTATTGTTTTGGGGTACAATGCTTATTGGAGAGACTCATGGGTATGGAGTAGATTGAATAGTCATTTGTTGCCAATTGGTGAAGGGTTGTTGTTGATGAGAGTTGCCGGAAAGTGTGACAACGGTGGTCGGAGAAACGGTGGACACGGCGGTTGTGGTGGTGGTTCAAGGAAGAGTCATTGGGTGGTTAAAGTTGATAAATGTACAGGTGAAGAACACGTGTTTAGGGTTAGATCAAATGGTGGTAGTGGTGTTAAAGCTTAA